A portion of the Segatella copri DSM 18205 genome contains these proteins:
- a CDS encoding serpin family protein, with the protein MNKKVFSAAILASAAMAMTSCSSSKNAQNESATKAEKITEAEAARLSADEEMDESYLILSEAQQNIVKKNNDFAFRLYQQISGMDSEVVSPMSIAYLMGMLANGADGKTQQEILKAIGCEGVSVKELNDCYKALMLSAGKLDKQTTVNIANFIAINKNFTLNSDFARTVADSYQAGVESMDFTNSKSAARINDWCKKQTKGMIPSIIDQVDPAAVSYLLNAIYFNGIWQEKFDAKNTRLENFSGYTRDIKKVNMMHQNKKFAYTENDMLQAVELPYGNGSYQMTVLLPKAGKSISEVMKEMDADKLQKLSNDMDRCQVDLKFPKFTTEMDLSLNQIISKLGAPSIFQPGTADFSRFANGSFYVSKMLQKAKIEVSERGTKAAAVTAAVMLTSLGPHEMKRVEFHANRPFVYFITERNSGAILFMGQFLGE; encoded by the coding sequence ATGAACAAGAAAGTATTTAGTGCAGCTATTTTAGCTTCAGCTGCAATGGCAATGACTTCTTGCAGCTCAAGCAAGAATGCACAGAATGAGAGCGCAACAAAGGCCGAGAAAATAACGGAGGCAGAGGCTGCCCGTCTGTCGGCAGATGAGGAAATGGACGAGAGTTATCTTATCCTCTCAGAGGCTCAGCAGAACATCGTGAAGAAGAATAATGATTTCGCTTTCAGACTTTATCAGCAGATCAGCGGCATGGATTCTGAGGTGGTTTCGCCAATGAGCATCGCCTATCTGATGGGAATGCTTGCGAATGGTGCCGACGGCAAGACTCAGCAGGAGATTCTGAAGGCAATCGGTTGCGAGGGCGTGAGCGTGAAGGAACTCAACGACTGTTATAAGGCGCTGATGCTTTCGGCTGGCAAACTCGACAAGCAGACAACCGTTAATATTGCCAACTTTATCGCCATCAATAAGAATTTCACATTGAACAGCGATTTCGCTCGTACCGTGGCCGATTCTTATCAGGCTGGCGTTGAGAGCATGGACTTTACCAATTCTAAATCTGCCGCCCGCATTAATGACTGGTGCAAGAAGCAGACTAAAGGAATGATTCCTAGCATCATCGACCAGGTAGACCCTGCAGCCGTTTCTTACCTCCTGAATGCTATTTATTTTAATGGAATCTGGCAGGAGAAGTTTGATGCGAAGAATACCCGCCTCGAGAACTTCAGCGGTTACACCCGCGATATTAAGAAGGTGAACATGATGCACCAGAACAAGAAGTTTGCCTATACTGAAAATGATATGCTGCAGGCTGTAGAGCTGCCATACGGAAATGGAAGTTATCAGATGACCGTTCTTCTTCCTAAGGCTGGCAAGAGCATCAGCGAGGTGATGAAGGAGATGGATGCTGATAAACTTCAGAAGTTGAGTAATGACATGGACCGTTGCCAGGTAGATTTAAAATTCCCTAAGTTTACCACAGAGATGGATTTGTCGCTCAACCAGATTATCAGTAAATTGGGAGCTCCAAGCATCTTCCAGCCAGGCACGGCAGATTTCAGCCGTTTTGCCAATGGCAGCTTCTATGTATCGAAGATGTTGCAGAAGGCAAAGATTGAGGTAAGCGAGCGTGGAACCAAGGCTGCTGCCGTAACAGCTGCTGTGATGCTGACCTCACTGGGTCCTCACGAGATGAAGCGTGTAGAGTTTCATGCCAACCGTCCATTCGTTTATTTCATTACAGAACGTAATAGTGGCGCCATTCTCTTCATGGGTCAGTTCCTGGGAGAATAA
- the ligA gene encoding NAD-dependent DNA ligase LigA, with translation MEEKLLQMKSLVERLNQASDSYYNGKGELMTDYEWDALFDQLKRLEEETGEILPNSPTNRVSEDSIVGKKEEHEFAALSLAKTKQVSDLVKWAEDRPIWISWKLDGLTLVVTYDGGKLTKIVTRGNGHIGTNITHLAPAISGIPATISEKGHLVVRGEAVISYADFEQFIIESEGDYANPRNLASGSLTLKDIEEVKQRHIQWIPFTLVYTERELSSWGERMQMLKDLGMNPVERERIDHPTTENIQLEIDKFTEKVTSKKNPFPVDGLVICYDDTAYAATGSVTGHHATRAGFAFKWQDEHADTVLDHIEWSCAASTITPVAVFKPVELEGTTVQRASLCNVSECERLGIGDKGTRLQVIKANKIIPKVINITEVVGSFVIPAECPVCHAPAVVRESESGTKTLHCTNAACPAKQLKKFARFVSKEGINIDGISEQTVWKFINHGFISEYADFYKLKNYAFEISCFEGFGKKSVSNLLESVEKSRHTDGRHLLYALNIPLCGGDVAKKLLSRYKVKELIETARLSMFDDEFASIDGIGPEKSAKFIAWFKDDVHFLHVQHLLSELIIEEQEPVETGNKCQGLTFVVTGDVHHYKNRNELKAYIESQGGKVTGSVSKSTNFLINNDAASQSSKNKKAHELNIPIITEDEFIEKFQE, from the coding sequence ATGGAAGAGAAACTATTGCAGATGAAGAGCTTGGTTGAAAGACTCAACCAAGCTTCGGATAGTTATTATAACGGAAAAGGCGAACTCATGACCGACTATGAGTGGGACGCCCTTTTCGACCAGCTCAAGAGATTGGAAGAGGAAACAGGCGAAATTCTGCCTAACTCCCCTACTAATCGCGTGTCAGAAGATTCTATCGTAGGAAAGAAAGAGGAGCATGAATTTGCCGCCCTCTCTCTGGCAAAGACCAAACAGGTAAGTGATCTTGTAAAATGGGCAGAAGACCGCCCTATCTGGATTTCATGGAAACTGGACGGACTGACCCTCGTAGTAACCTATGACGGCGGAAAACTCACCAAAATCGTTACCCGCGGTAATGGACATATCGGCACCAACATTACCCACTTGGCTCCAGCCATTTCAGGCATTCCTGCTACCATTTCAGAGAAAGGACATCTTGTAGTAAGAGGAGAAGCCGTCATTTCGTATGCTGATTTTGAACAGTTCATCATCGAAAGCGAAGGCGATTACGCCAATCCACGAAACCTCGCTTCAGGCTCACTCACGCTGAAGGATATTGAAGAGGTGAAGCAGCGCCACATCCAATGGATTCCGTTCACCCTGGTTTATACTGAGCGGGAACTTTCCTCATGGGGCGAACGCATGCAGATGCTGAAAGACCTGGGAATGAATCCTGTAGAACGTGAGCGTATTGACCACCCTACCACAGAAAATATCCAGCTGGAAATAGACAAGTTTACGGAGAAGGTGACAAGCAAGAAAAATCCTTTCCCGGTAGACGGACTGGTGATTTGCTACGATGATACGGCTTATGCAGCTACGGGGTCGGTTACAGGCCACCACGCTACGAGGGCAGGATTTGCCTTTAAATGGCAAGATGAACATGCTGACACCGTACTCGACCACATCGAATGGTCGTGCGCAGCCAGCACCATCACGCCTGTAGCTGTTTTCAAACCGGTAGAACTAGAAGGAACCACCGTGCAGCGTGCCTCGCTCTGCAATGTAAGCGAATGCGAGCGTCTGGGCATTGGCGACAAGGGAACCAGGCTGCAGGTCATCAAGGCCAATAAGATTATCCCGAAGGTAATCAATATTACAGAGGTTGTGGGTAGTTTTGTCATTCCCGCCGAATGCCCGGTTTGCCATGCGCCAGCCGTAGTGCGCGAGAGTGAGAGCGGCACCAAGACTCTCCATTGCACCAATGCAGCCTGCCCAGCCAAACAACTTAAGAAATTTGCCCGCTTCGTCAGCAAGGAAGGAATCAATATTGACGGAATCTCAGAACAGACTGTCTGGAAATTCATCAATCATGGTTTTATCAGCGAATATGCTGATTTCTACAAACTGAAGAATTATGCGTTCGAGATTTCCTGTTTCGAAGGATTTGGCAAGAAGAGCGTAAGCAATCTTCTGGAGAGTGTTGAGAAGAGCCGCCATACTGATGGCCGTCATCTGCTCTACGCCTTGAATATTCCGCTCTGCGGCGGCGATGTGGCTAAAAAACTGCTCAGCCGTTACAAGGTGAAGGAACTGATAGAAACGGCTCGCCTGAGCATGTTCGATGATGAGTTTGCAAGCATTGATGGTATTGGACCTGAAAAGAGTGCCAAGTTTATCGCCTGGTTCAAGGATGATGTTCATTTCCTGCATGTGCAGCATCTGCTGTCCGAACTGATTATCGAGGAGCAGGAGCCTGTAGAAACGGGCAACAAATGCCAGGGACTGACTTTCGTCGTAACGGGAGATGTGCATCATTACAAGAACCGCAACGAGCTGAAGGCTTATATTGAAAGCCAGGGCGGCAAGGTTACGGGAAGTGTGAGCAAGAGCACTAACTTCCTGATTAACAACGATGCAGCTTCGCAGAGTTCGAAAAATAAGAAAGCCCATGAACTCAATATTCCAATCATTACTGAGGATGAGTTCATTGAAAAGTTTCAGGAGTAA
- a CDS encoding GNAT family N-acetyltransferase — protein MKTNFRPAYIKDFAACWKVIDQARQSMIESGRHQWTEEYPSEKDIRKDIENGNAFVLTVNEEVVVYGAVILNGEPKYKKLVGNWITDGDYYVIHRFATLPSFQREGLARIFISKVNSMCEVEKIPSIKVDTNFDNTPMINLLSSMGFCICGRVNYGGNRGQRFAFEKLSIAMEPAE, from the coding sequence ATGAAGACAAACTTCAGACCGGCGTATATAAAGGACTTTGCTGCTTGCTGGAAAGTCATCGACCAGGCTCGCCAAAGTATGATAGAATCGGGACGTCACCAATGGACTGAGGAATATCCATCAGAAAAAGACATCAGAAAAGACATAGAAAATGGCAACGCCTTCGTTCTGACAGTAAACGAAGAGGTGGTTGTCTATGGAGCAGTCATATTGAATGGCGAACCCAAATATAAGAAATTAGTAGGCAACTGGATTACTGATGGCGATTATTATGTAATACATCGCTTTGCCACGTTGCCTAGTTTCCAGCGTGAAGGTTTGGCGCGTATTTTCATCAGTAAGGTGAACAGCATGTGCGAGGTAGAAAAAATACCTAGCATCAAGGTTGACACCAACTTTGACAATACGCCGATGATTAACCTTCTGTCTTCGATGGGTTTCTGCATCTGCGGACGTGTAAACTATGGAGGAAACAGAGGTCAGCGTTTCGCCTTTGAAAAACTCTCCATAGCCATGGAACCTGCAGAATAA
- a CDS encoding CobW family GTP-binding protein, with the protein MNAKKEVPVLLLTGYLGSGKTTLLNKILANEKGIKFAVIVNDIGEVNIDAALIEKGGVVGQKDDSLVSLQNGCICCTLKMDLVEQLKEIVDMKRFDYIVIEASGICEPAPIAQTICSIPSLGPQYIENGILRLDSIVTVVDALRMKDEFSNGSDLMKKNIDEEDLASLVIQQIEFCNIILLNKAAEVEPKELEHLKQIIRAIQPKAEIFECNFGDVDLNLIVNTKKFDWETVSTSAGWIQEIESERNEEHEEDDEEEPHEHHHHHDEEDEHEHHHHDHDDHDHDHDVHEHHHHHHHDHDHDHEGGEVEEYGIGTFVYYRRKPFDLGLFDDFVARKWPRDVVRAKGICYFDDERDMCYVFEQAGKQKTVKQAGQWLATMPKDELDQVLMNNPQLQKEWDQELGDRMIKIVFIGQHIKEQKDAIIAELDKCLA; encoded by the coding sequence ATGAACGCAAAGAAGGAAGTGCCTGTATTGCTCTTGACAGGCTACCTGGGTAGTGGAAAGACAACCCTTCTCAACAAGATTTTAGCTAACGAAAAAGGTATTAAGTTTGCCGTCATCGTCAACGATATTGGTGAAGTCAATATTGATGCAGCCCTGATAGAAAAAGGTGGCGTAGTAGGTCAGAAAGATGATTCGCTCGTTTCTCTCCAGAATGGTTGCATCTGCTGCACATTGAAGATGGACCTTGTAGAACAGCTCAAGGAAATCGTAGACATGAAGCGTTTCGATTACATTGTCATCGAGGCTTCCGGAATCTGCGAGCCTGCTCCTATTGCACAGACCATCTGCTCTATCCCATCCCTCGGTCCTCAGTACATCGAGAATGGCATTCTGCGCCTTGACAGCATCGTTACCGTAGTAGATGCTTTGCGAATGAAGGATGAATTCTCCAACGGCAGCGACCTGATGAAGAAGAATATTGATGAGGAAGATTTGGCTTCGCTCGTCATCCAGCAGATTGAGTTCTGCAACATCATTCTTCTGAACAAGGCTGCAGAGGTTGAGCCTAAGGAGCTGGAGCACCTGAAGCAGATTATCCGCGCCATCCAGCCTAAGGCAGAAATCTTTGAATGCAACTTTGGTGACGTTGACTTGAATCTGATCGTCAACACCAAGAAGTTTGATTGGGAAACCGTATCCACTTCAGCCGGTTGGATTCAGGAAATTGAATCAGAAAGAAACGAAGAGCATGAAGAAGATGATGAAGAAGAACCACATGAACATCATCACCATCATGACGAGGAAGACGAACATGAGCATCATCATCATGACCACGATGACCATGACCACGATCATGACGTGCACGAACATCATCATCACCATCATCACGACCATGACCATGATCATGAAGGCGGAGAAGTTGAGGAATACGGAATCGGCACCTTCGTTTACTATCGTCGCAAGCCTTTCGACCTGGGTCTCTTCGATGATTTCGTAGCTAGAAAATGGCCTAGAGACGTGGTTCGCGCCAAGGGAATCTGCTATTTCGATGATGAGCGCGACATGTGCTACGTGTTCGAACAGGCTGGCAAGCAGAAGACTGTAAAGCAGGCTGGCCAATGGTTGGCTACCATGCCGAAAGACGAACTCGACCAGGTCTTGATGAATAACCCACAACTGCAGAAGGAATGGGATCAGGAATTGGGCGACCGCATGATAAAAATCGTATTCATCGGTCAGCATATCAAGGAACAGAAAGATGCTATCATTGCTGAGCTCGACAAGTGCTTGGCGTAG
- a CDS encoding M48 family metallopeptidase, translating to MKKFKVLVLTVVAVLALASCGTTQTVPLTGRTHRISVSDEQVLSLSNQEYTKYMASAKKSTNAANTAMVQRVGKRLADAVELYLKQNGFEADVKNYSWEFNLVQDKSANAFCMPGGKIVVYEGLLPYTQNETGLAIVLGHEIAHAVAKHSAEQLTKQQNQQTGTSILGTVLNQTVGNGVGNVASAVAGQYFSFRNLKYSRDNETEADYMGLIFAAMAGYDPQQAIPFWKRMSQGSSSNQSDIFSDHPSDAKRIAALQKEMPTALKYYKPQKTYKVGSTSKTSTTKKTSRKKKTTTRRK from the coding sequence ATGAAAAAGTTTAAGGTTTTAGTTCTGACGGTTGTGGCAGTCCTTGCGCTGGCATCTTGCGGCACTACTCAGACGGTGCCTCTGACCGGTCGCACTCATCGCATCTCTGTATCCGATGAGCAGGTTCTCAGTCTGTCTAATCAGGAATACACAAAGTACATGGCTTCTGCCAAGAAGTCGACCAATGCAGCCAATACGGCGATGGTTCAGCGAGTAGGAAAAAGACTTGCCGATGCTGTTGAACTCTATTTGAAGCAGAATGGATTTGAAGCCGACGTGAAGAATTATTCATGGGAATTCAACCTGGTACAAGATAAGTCTGCCAATGCATTCTGTATGCCTGGCGGTAAAATCGTGGTTTATGAAGGACTTTTGCCTTACACTCAGAATGAAACCGGTTTGGCAATCGTTTTGGGTCACGAAATAGCTCATGCTGTGGCTAAACATAGTGCTGAGCAGCTCACCAAACAGCAGAATCAGCAAACCGGTACAAGTATCCTGGGAACTGTGTTGAACCAGACAGTAGGTAATGGTGTAGGTAACGTGGCAAGTGCAGTTGCCGGACAGTATTTCTCATTCCGCAATCTGAAGTATTCCCGTGATAATGAAACCGAGGCAGATTACATGGGGCTTATCTTCGCTGCCATGGCTGGTTACGATCCTCAGCAGGCCATTCCTTTCTGGAAGAGAATGTCACAGGGCTCTAGCAGCAATCAGAGTGATATTTTCAGTGATCACCCTTCAGACGCCAAGCGTATTGCTGCCTTGCAGAAGGAAATGCCTACTGCGCTGAAGTATTATAAGCCTCAGAAGACTTATAAGGTAGGTTCTACGAGCAAGACTTCTACAACCAAGAAGACCAGTAGAAAAAAGAAGACTACAACCCGCAGAAAATAA
- a CDS encoding NfeD family protein: MEYLSHNLWLIWTSVMFICLILELSSGDFYVTCFAIGALISIPVALVGAPFWVQVVVWAICSMLSIWLVRPHLLKSLHKGGEDRCSNADALAGQIGEVTEMIPAGGYGRVKLDGDDWKAEAPHLAEPLAVGDKVRILGHESIILKVEKV, from the coding sequence ATGGAGTATTTATCTCATAACCTTTGGCTGATATGGACATCGGTGATGTTCATCTGCCTCATCTTAGAGTTGTCTTCCGGCGATTTCTATGTTACTTGTTTTGCCATTGGTGCGCTTATCAGCATTCCTGTGGCATTAGTAGGAGCACCTTTCTGGGTGCAGGTAGTGGTTTGGGCTATCTGCTCTATGCTTAGCATCTGGTTGGTTCGTCCGCATCTGCTGAAATCGCTACACAAGGGTGGGGAAGACCGCTGCAGTAACGCCGATGCGCTGGCAGGACAGATAGGGGAAGTGACCGAGATGATTCCTGCCGGAGGATATGGTAGAGTGAAGCTGGATGGAGATGATTGGAAAGCGGAAGCTCCGCATCTTGCCGAACCGCTTGCTGTAGGCGATAAGGTTCGAATCTTAGGTCACGAATCTATCATCCTCAAGGTAGAAAAAGTTTAG
- a CDS encoding SPFH domain-containing protein, translating to MNIGIYVLVALVALALVVVKKTIVIIPQSETKIIERLGRYFATLKPGINVIIPFIDHAKDIVAMRNGRYVYTNCIDLREQVYDFDRQNVITKDNIQMQINALLYFQIVDPFKSVYEINNLPNAIEKLTQTTLRNIIGEMELDQTLTSRDTINTKLRAVLDDATNKWGIKVNRVELQDITPPESVLQAMEKQMQAERNKRATILTSEGEKEKQRLLSEGEKAAIVNKAEAAKQQAILNAEGEATARIRKAEAEAIAIQKITEAVGQSTNPANYLLAQKYISMMQEVAQGKDNKVVYLPYEATNLLGSIGGIKDLFKG from the coding sequence ATGAACATAGGAATTTATGTGCTGGTGGCTCTAGTAGCACTTGCACTCGTAGTGGTTAAGAAAACCATCGTCATCATCCCTCAAAGTGAGACGAAAATCATAGAGCGTCTCGGACGATATTTTGCTACGCTCAAGCCGGGTATTAATGTCATCATTCCTTTCATTGACCATGCCAAGGATATTGTGGCGATGAGAAACGGAAGATACGTTTATACAAACTGCATCGACCTTCGTGAACAGGTCTACGATTTCGACCGTCAGAACGTAATCACTAAGGATAATATCCAGATGCAGATAAATGCGTTGCTCTATTTCCAGATTGTGGACCCATTCAAGAGTGTGTATGAAATCAACAATCTGCCAAATGCCATAGAGAAACTGACCCAAACCACCTTGCGTAATATAATAGGTGAGATGGAACTTGACCAGACTCTTACCTCCCGCGATACGATTAACACCAAACTCCGTGCAGTTTTGGATGATGCAACCAATAAGTGGGGAATCAAGGTAAACCGAGTAGAGTTGCAGGATATTACACCTCCAGAAAGTGTGCTCCAGGCGATGGAAAAGCAGATGCAGGCTGAACGCAACAAGCGTGCTACCATCCTGACTTCTGAAGGTGAGAAGGAAAAGCAGCGCCTGCTCTCAGAAGGTGAGAAGGCTGCCATCGTGAACAAGGCTGAGGCTGCCAAACAGCAGGCTATCCTGAATGCAGAAGGTGAGGCTACTGCCCGCATCCGTAAGGCTGAGGCCGAGGCTATTGCCATTCAGAAGATTACGGAAGCTGTAGGACAGAGTACGAATCCTGCCAACTATCTCCTGGCCCAGAAATACATCAGCATGATGCAGGAAGTAGCACAGGGGAAGGATAATAAGGTGGTTTATCTGCCATACGAGGCAACCAATCTCTTGGGTTCTATAGGAGGAATCAAAGATCTTTTCAAAGGATAA
- a CDS encoding UDP-N-acetyl glucosamine 2-epimerase: MKKICIVAGARPNFIKVAPVIRAIRNAQEAGNEISYQLVYTGKEDDPTLESSLFDDLGIQKPDAYLGVDCPNMNELTGQVMGQFERYLQQNATDVVIVVDDLASTMAVAIVTKKQGVQLAHIAAGTRSFDITMPKEINRLVIDGLSDILFTAGISNNSIANKEGAELSKVYMVGNVLIDNIRFLQSKMQRPEIMDEFHLKEGEYMVLTLNRKAIVNNIDEMKSLISVIDEEARQAGVKVIAPLRGKALGFVLAFKAYQEESNHQSGIQVVQPLDYLSFAYLTAHAKGVITDSGNVAEEATFNGVPCITLNSYTEHIETVKVGTNELVAEDPELLKQSMQKLLKGEWKKAGIPDRWDGRSAERIVQILAE; encoded by the coding sequence ATGAAGAAAATCTGTATCGTTGCAGGCGCAAGACCTAACTTTATCAAGGTTGCGCCCGTAATTAGAGCAATTCGTAATGCTCAGGAAGCTGGTAACGAAATCAGCTATCAGTTGGTTTACACAGGAAAAGAGGATGACCCGACTTTGGAATCTTCTCTTTTCGATGACTTAGGCATTCAGAAACCGGATGCTTATCTCGGCGTAGACTGTCCAAACATGAACGAACTTACCGGACAGGTGATGGGTCAGTTTGAGCGCTATCTGCAGCAGAATGCTACAGATGTTGTCATTGTGGTTGATGATCTGGCTTCAACCATGGCTGTGGCTATTGTTACCAAGAAGCAGGGTGTGCAGCTTGCTCATATTGCAGCCGGAACCCGCAGTTTTGACATTACCATGCCAAAGGAAATCAACCGTCTGGTGATTGATGGCTTGTCAGATATTCTCTTTACCGCAGGCATTTCAAACAACAGCATCGCCAACAAGGAAGGTGCAGAATTGTCTAAGGTTTACATGGTAGGAAATGTGCTTATCGACAACATCCGCTTCCTTCAGTCTAAAATGCAGCGTCCGGAAATCATGGACGAGTTTCATCTGAAAGAAGGCGAATATATGGTTCTGACCTTGAACCGCAAGGCCATCGTCAATAACATTGATGAGATGAAATCGCTCATTTCTGTCATAGATGAAGAGGCGCGCCAGGCTGGAGTGAAGGTGATTGCTCCGCTTCGAGGCAAAGCATTGGGCTTCGTGCTCGCATTCAAGGCTTATCAGGAAGAGAGCAATCATCAGAGTGGAATCCAGGTGGTTCAGCCGCTCGATTATCTGTCGTTTGCTTATCTTACAGCTCACGCCAAAGGTGTGATTACCGATTCGGGTAATGTGGCTGAAGAAGCTACCTTCAATGGGGTTCCTTGCATTACGCTCAACAGCTATACTGAGCATATTGAAACTGTAAAGGTGGGTACAAACGAACTGGTTGCTGAAGATCCGGAGTTACTGAAGCAATCTATGCAGAAACTTCTGAAGGGTGAATGGAAGAAAGCGGGCATTCCTGACAGATGGGATGGTCGCTCAGCAGAAAGAATAGTCCAGATTCTCGCTGAATAG
- a CDS encoding peptidylprolyl isomerase, with the protein MKKIIRLLSLALLTVPVTTFAQSEGNQNTSEPAGKVVASKPDSLLDWETPHDPTCPQVLLETSMGNILVALYNDTPKHRDNFLKLVNSGYYDGCIFQRVIKNFMIQGGDYSCRKVNMEKPQKFDVNYTVPAEIIYPKYYHKRGQLCAAREGDDENPTKASASTDFYIAWGRNFSPRQMEYYVEKLKRDGKYYAIPSEQLQKGYIKHGGVPHLDNGYTVFGEVLEGMDVVDKIQNVATDKANNDRPLTDVIILKAKQMK; encoded by the coding sequence ATGAAGAAGATCATCAGATTATTGTCACTCGCTCTTCTTACGGTGCCTGTTACGACATTCGCTCAGAGTGAAGGCAATCAGAACACATCAGAACCAGCCGGAAAAGTTGTGGCGTCTAAGCCCGATTCTCTGCTCGACTGGGAAACACCGCACGATCCAACCTGCCCTCAGGTGTTGCTGGAAACATCGATGGGCAACATTCTCGTGGCTCTCTACAACGATACTCCCAAGCATCGGGATAATTTCCTGAAACTTGTCAATTCGGGCTATTATGACGGTTGCATCTTTCAGCGTGTCATCAAGAATTTCATGATTCAGGGTGGCGATTATTCATGCAGAAAGGTGAACATGGAAAAGCCGCAGAAGTTTGATGTAAACTATACGGTTCCGGCAGAAATCATCTATCCTAAATATTATCATAAGCGCGGACAGCTCTGTGCTGCTCGCGAAGGAGATGATGAAAATCCGACCAAAGCTTCGGCGTCTACTGATTTCTACATCGCCTGGGGCAGAAATTTTTCTCCACGGCAGATGGAATATTATGTAGAAAAACTGAAACGGGACGGCAAGTATTACGCCATTCCTTCAGAACAGTTGCAGAAAGGCTACATCAAGCATGGTGGTGTTCCTCACCTTGACAACGGCTACACAGTATTCGGAGAGGTGCTTGAAGGCATGGATGTGGTTGATAAGATTCAGAATGTGGCTACCGATAAGGCGAACAACGACAGACCTCTCACGGATGTCATCATCCTGAAAGCCAAACAGATGAAGTAA
- a CDS encoding L-serine ammonia-lyase, which yields MKSLKELYRVGKGPSSSHTMGPQRAAKLFLERCPNASYYEVTLYGSLAATGKGHMTDVAIEEVLKPHKTVNIIWQPQTFLPYHPNGMKFVGKDLNGDIIDEWTVYSIGGGAISDGTAGNQELGAKDVYDLNKLADIKQWCYDNGRSFWEYVEKCESEDIWDYLDMVWQTMKQSIRNGLDHEGVLPGPLKLQRKAATYYIKAKGYRASLQSRGLVYAYALAVSEENASGGTIVTAPTCGACGVLPAVLYHMFTSHDMSEQRILRALATAGLVGNIVKQNASISGADVGCQGEVGVACAMASAAACQLFGGSPAQVEYAAEMGLEHHLGMTCDPVCGLVQIPCIERNAFAAARALDADLYASFSDGHHTVSFDRVVEVMRQTGHDLPSLYKETSEGGLAKGFPRDI from the coding sequence ATGAAGTCATTAAAGGAATTATATAGAGTAGGTAAGGGACCATCGAGCAGTCATACGATGGGGCCTCAGCGTGCTGCCAAACTTTTTCTGGAGCGTTGCCCTAACGCTTCTTATTATGAAGTAACCCTCTATGGAAGTCTGGCTGCTACAGGTAAGGGACACATGACTGATGTGGCAATAGAAGAAGTGCTCAAACCTCATAAAACTGTGAATATTATCTGGCAGCCACAAACTTTCCTGCCTTATCATCCCAACGGAATGAAATTTGTGGGCAAGGATCTGAACGGCGATATTATTGATGAATGGACCGTTTACAGTATTGGTGGTGGAGCCATATCAGATGGTACTGCCGGCAACCAAGAGCTGGGCGCCAAGGATGTTTATGATCTGAACAAGCTCGCCGACATCAAGCAATGGTGCTATGATAACGGACGCTCATTCTGGGAATATGTTGAGAAATGCGAATCGGAAGATATCTGGGATTATCTCGATATGGTTTGGCAAACGATGAAGCAGAGCATCAGAAATGGTTTGGACCATGAAGGTGTTTTGCCTGGTCCGCTGAAGCTACAGCGTAAGGCTGCTACCTATTATATAAAGGCGAAGGGTTACCGTGCTTCCCTGCAGAGCCGCGGCTTGGTTTATGCTTATGCGCTGGCTGTGAGCGAAGAGAATGCTTCGGGTGGCACCATCGTTACAGCTCCTACCTGTGGCGCCTGTGGTGTATTGCCAGCTGTACTCTACCACATGTTTACTTCTCATGATATGAGTGAACAGCGCATCTTGAGAGCCTTGGCTACAGCCGGATTGGTGGGCAACATCGTAAAGCAGAATGCTTCTATCAGTGGTGCTGATGTAGGTTGCCAGGGCGAGGTAGGTGTTGCCTGCGCCATGGCTTCGGCTGCAGCCTGTCAGCTTTTCGGAGGCAGTCCGGCTCAGGTAGAATATGCTGCCGAAATGGGATTGGAGCATCATCTCGGAATGACCTGCGACCCGGTTTGCGGACTGGTTCAGATTCCTTGCATCGAGCGAAATGCCTTTGCTGCCGCCCGAGCTTTGGATGCAGACCTCTACGCTTCCTTCTCAGATGGTCATCATACCGTATCTTTCGACCGGGTAGTTGAAGTAATGCGACAGACGGGTCATGACCTACCTTCGCTTTACAAGGAAACAAGCGAAGGCGGTTTGGCAAAGGGATTTCCAAGAGACATTTAG